One Fusobacterium sp. JB019 genomic window carries:
- a CDS encoding class I SAM-dependent methyltransferase produces MILFAMEKLKEIFFDFLDNLEEKEYLCELKNFGFKGEVLPDYQNKFIQQYYLLKYFPAYLTEYYFLYNEMIKRNFIKNDFNILSIGCGCGIDFWGMKLANEKSEQNLNIKYTGVDIINWSYWDNYDYDAKVINSDILNFDFKENDYNTIIFPKSVGEFSDEDFEKLKDLFRNANFKSDKLTIVLSLRKARNTRDARRGIEIFNIIQNELGYKTDDSFTECYSFDKKPNGFAYRIEDILPEFGYPSSLSNFLSDYYLDFLEDNPCPFKKFCHENVFSRKPIKTMSQVCFSIINFERR; encoded by the coding sequence ATGATTTTATTTGCAATGGAAAAATTAAAAGAAATTTTCTTTGATTTTTTAGATAATTTAGAAGAAAAGGAATATTTATGTGAACTAAAGAATTTTGGTTTTAAAGGTGAAGTACTACCTGATTATCAAAATAAGTTTATCCAACAATATTATCTTTTAAAATATTTTCCAGCTTATTTAACTGAATATTACTTCCTATATAATGAAATGATAAAAAGAAATTTTATAAAAAATGACTTTAATATTCTTTCCATTGGATGTGGATGTGGAATAGATTTTTGGGGAATGAAACTGGCTAATGAAAAATCAGAGCAAAATTTAAATATAAAATATACTGGAGTAGATATAATCAATTGGTCTTACTGGGATAATTATGATTATGATGCTAAAGTTATCAATTCAGATATCCTTAATTTTGATTTTAAAGAAAATGATTATAATACAATTATTTTCCCAAAATCAGTTGGAGAATTTTCTGATGAAGATTTTGAAAAATTAAAAGATTTATTTAGAAATGCTAATTTTAAAAGTGATAAACTTACTATTGTCCTTTCCTTAAGAAAGGCTAGAAATACAAGGGATGCCAGGAGAGGAATTGAGATTTTTAATATAATTCAAAATGAATTAGGTTATAAAACAGATGATTCTTTCACAGAATGTTATTCCTTTGATAAGAAACCAAATGGATTTGCTTATAGAATAGAAGATATACTACCTGAATTTGGTTATCCTAGTAGTTTATCTAATTTTTTAAGTGATTATTATTTAGATTTTTTAGAAGACAATCCTTGTCCATTTAAAAAATTCTGTCATGAAAATGTTTTTTCTAGAAAACCTATCAAAACAATGTCTCAAGTATGTTTTAGTATCATTAATTTTGAAAGGAGATAA
- a CDS encoding DeoR/GlpR family DNA-binding transcription regulator codes for MLTVERYNLILKLIEEKQNIKVHDIVEKLKISEATARRDLNFLEDKGKIKRIHGGAVLVETKEEDIGFKKLVFNKEKDIIAKKSIKFIHEGDTIFLDAGTTTFALIKYLKDIPNIKIVTNGYSHINELTAINKEVYLLGGKLKKKTGALVGFSAMNSLKTYNFDVVFIGANGVNTEGYSTPDEEEVLVKSEAIKRGKRIYFLCDHTKFKTKSFFNFASLNDGDLISDTDLPKEITKAIDKAKK; via the coding sequence ATGTTAACAGTTGAAAGATATAATCTGATTTTGAAACTTATAGAAGAAAAACAAAACATAAAAGTTCACGACATAGTTGAAAAGCTTAAGATTTCTGAAGCTACTGCTAGAAGAGATTTAAATTTTTTAGAAGATAAGGGGAAAATCAAAAGAATCCATGGTGGAGCTGTTTTAGTTGAAACTAAAGAAGAAGACATTGGTTTTAAAAAATTAGTCTTCAACAAGGAAAAAGATATCATCGCCAAAAAATCAATCAAATTCATTCATGAAGGGGATACTATATTTTTAGATGCTGGTACAACTACCTTTGCATTAATCAAATATTTAAAAGATATTCCAAATATAAAAATAGTCACAAATGGTTATTCACACATAAATGAACTTACTGCTATAAATAAAGAAGTTTATTTACTTGGAGGAAAACTTAAGAAAAAAACTGGAGCCTTAGTTGGTTTTTCTGCTATGAATTCTCTTAAAACATACAACTTTGATGTTGTATTTATTGGAGCTAATGGAGTTAATACTGAAGGATATTCTACACCTGATGAAGAGGAAGTTTTAGTTAAATCTGAAGCAATTAAAAGAGGAAAGCGGATATATTTCCTATGTGATCATACAAAATTTAAAACTAAGAGTTTCTTTAATTTTGCATCATTAAATGATGGTGATCTAATTTCTGATACTGATTTACCAAAGGAAATTACAAAGGCAATAGATAAGGCAAAAAAATAA
- the pfkB gene encoding 1-phosphofructokinase codes for MIYTVTLNPAIDYYLEMNEFIEGNLNSLKNGYTLPGGKGINVSKVLKNFGVPSTALGFVGGFTGAYIKKNVSNYEIIEKFIDIKENTRINIKMKTQKSESEIAGMSPNISTLEYEQFLKTIECIQENDILVLSGSVPTSLNKNIYKKIIDILPENVKVILDTRGKPLQFSLCEKVFLVKPNKDEIEEFFNEKYQNEKELIEAGKKLRTLGAENVIISLGKEGSILISEKGIYKGGVPQGKLISSVGAGDSMVSGLLYGLYLNKDIVEAYRYAIASGSSTAFSKGLTTFEDMNNLLTDIEIHKI; via the coding sequence ATGATTTATACAGTTACTTTAAATCCAGCTATAGATTATTATTTAGAAATGAATGAATTTATAGAAGGTAATCTTAATTCTTTAAAAAATGGATACACTCTTCCTGGAGGAAAAGGAATAAATGTATCAAAGGTTTTAAAAAACTTTGGTGTTCCTAGCACTGCCCTTGGTTTTGTAGGAGGTTTTACTGGAGCATATATTAAAAAAAATGTTTCTAATTACGAAATAATTGAAAAATTTATAGATATAAAGGAAAATACTAGAATAAATATTAAAATGAAAACACAAAAATCTGAAAGTGAAATTGCAGGGATGTCCCCTAATATATCTACTCTAGAATATGAACAATTCTTAAAAACAATTGAATGTATTCAGGAAAATGATATTTTAGTATTATCAGGAAGCGTTCCTACTTCATTAAATAAAAATATTTATAAAAAAATCATTGATATTTTACCTGAAAATGTAAAAGTTATTCTTGATACTAGAGGAAAGCCACTACAGTTTTCCCTATGTGAAAAGGTTTTTCTTGTAAAACCTAATAAAGATGAGATTGAAGAATTTTTTAATGAAAAATATCAAAATGAAAAAGAACTTATAGAAGCTGGTAAAAAATTAAGAACTCTTGGAGCTGAAAATGTTATTATTTCCCTTGGAAAAGAAGGTTCCATCTTAATTTCTGAAAAGGGAATCTATAAAGGGGGAGTACCTCAAGGAAAACTTATAAGTTCTGTTGGAGCTGGAGATTCAATGGTTTCTGGTTTATTATATGGTCTTTATTTGAATAAAGATATAGTTGAAGCATATAGATACGCAATTGCATCTGGAAGTTCAACTGCTTTTTCAAAGGGGCTTACTACTTTTGAAGATATGAATAATTTATTAACTGATATAGAGATTCATAAAATTTAA
- a CDS encoding DUF1848 domain-containing protein: protein MIVSVSRRTDIPAFYSNWFFNRLKEGFVDVPNPFNDKQISRITLSPNTVDCFVFWTKDATPMLSRLDELSGYNYYFQYTITPYGKDVELNVKNKKNILETFKKLSNKIGSNRVVLRYDPIFINETYTKEYHVRAFENLCSKLKGYTEKCVISFIDYYKKTEKNTKSLHILKMSEEDINFICENFSNIAEKYNIKIETCSEKYNLEKYGITHGKCVDNNLISDILGFEIDIEKDPYQREECGCVKSIDIGEYNTCLHNCLYCYANFNYDQVRIKSNLHNPLSSLLTGELKDDMKINVRQMPKLKKLIKPIKQQSLF from the coding sequence ATGATTGTTAGTGTTAGTAGAAGAACAGATATTCCTGCTTTTTATAGCAATTGGTTTTTTAACCGTTTAAAAGAAGGATTTGTAGATGTTCCAAATCCTTTTAATGACAAACAAATTAGTAGAATAACTCTTTCTCCAAATACTGTTGATTGTTTTGTGTTTTGGACTAAGGATGCTACTCCTATGCTTTCTAGACTAGATGAACTTAGTGGTTATAACTATTATTTTCAATATACTATCACCCCTTACGGGAAAGATGTTGAACTTAATGTAAAAAATAAAAAAAATATTTTAGAAACTTTTAAAAAGTTATCTAATAAAATAGGAAGTAATAGAGTTGTTTTAAGATATGATCCTATATTTATAAATGAAACTTACACAAAGGAATATCATGTTAGGGCGTTTGAAAATCTTTGCTCTAAATTAAAGGGATATACAGAAAAATGTGTTATTAGTTTCATTGATTATTATAAAAAAACTGAAAAAAACACAAAATCTTTACATATATTAAAAATGAGTGAAGAAGATATAAACTTCATATGTGAAAACTTTTCAAATATAGCTGAAAAATATAACATTAAAATAGAAACTTGTTCTGAAAAATATAATTTAGAAAAGTATGGAATAACCCACGGAAAATGCGTTGATAATAATTTAATTTCTGATATTTTAGGTTTTGAAATAGATATAGAAAAAGATCCATATCAACGGGAAGAATGTGGTTGTGTTAAAAGTATAGATATTGGAGAATACAACACATGTCTTCATAATTGCTTGTATTGCTATGCTAATTTTAACTATGATCAAGTTAGAATTAAATCAAATCTTCATAATCCTCTTTCATCTTTACTTACTGGAGAATTAAAAGATGATATGAAAATAAATGTTAGACAAATGCCTAAATTAAAAAAATTAATCAAACCAATAAAACAACAGTCTCTATTTTAA